In a single window of the Littorina saxatilis isolate snail1 linkage group LG3, US_GU_Lsax_2.0, whole genome shotgun sequence genome:
- the LOC138961090 gene encoding uncharacterized protein — MTANSWVLGVLGSGFRLPWAVNPARLTRSPPPVRPPASAEARDVLDEEVAGLLSKQAVEEVFRHDSLGFYGRLFVIPKSSGGGRPVLDLSPLNKFLRTKQFRMETPASIRESIRPGDWATSVDLSDAYFHVLVHPKDRKWLRFRWRDKLLQFRALPFGLSLAPWAFTRIVREFCLSLRKRGIRIRAYWLILPTSFQVCNQHTQILVREANTLGFSVNSLKSELVPSQEFTFLGMDFNTVSQTVRPAMSRILRLRALLSALLRRSHASARVLTSLLGMMESLAPLLPLGRLHKREFQRQFRDRWSQTNHHWDSLVPLRPWLKESTTQWSDNEWLLQGVPINLPPPTSELFTDASHFGWGAHMDHLTAAGMCPASATLLPISLAVHTRSFTWNGP; from the exons ATGACTGCGAACTCTTGGGTGTTGGGCGTGTTGGGGTCGGGGTTTCGCCTACCTTGGGCAGTCAACCCTGCACGCTTGACAAGATCCCCTCCTCCGGTTCGTCCCCCAGCTTCGGCCGAGGCCAGGGATGTATTGGACGAGGAGGTGGCCGGCCTGCTATCCAAGCAGGCAGTCGAGGAGGTCTTCCGCCACGACTCTCTGGGGTTCTACGGACGGCTATTCGTGATCCCCAAGTCGTCGGGAGGGGGGAGACCGGTCCTAGACCTCTCCCCACTCAACAAATTTCTGCGCACAAAACAGTTTCGCATGGAGACTCCGGCCTCAATTCGCGAATCCATCCGACCGGGCGATTGGGCGACGTCAGTCGACCTGTCCGACGCTTATTTTCACGTCCTCGTTCACCCGAAGGACAGAAAGTGGTTGCGTTTCCGATGGAGGGACAAGTTACTACAGTTTCGGGCGCTCCCATTCGGGCTTTCACTGGCCCCGTGGGCGTTCACTCGAATTGTGCGGGAATTTTGCCTGTCCCTGAGGAAGCGAGGCATTCGCATCCGGGCGTACTGGCTGATTCTACCCACGTCTTTCCAGGTCTGCAACCAACATACCCAGATACTGGTACGGGAAGCCAATACCCTTGGTTTCTCTGTCAACTCCCTCAAGTCGGAGTTGGTCCCTTCCCAGGAATTTACTTTCCTGGGTATGGATTTCAATACAGTGTCTCAGACGGTACGCCCTGCCATGTCCCGCATCCTCAGGCTCAGAGCCCTCCTCTCGGCTTTGCTCAGACGCTCCCATGCCTCGGCGAGGGTTCTCACTTCTCTCCTGGGCATGATGGAGTCGTTGGCTCCGTTGCTGCCTTTGGGCAGGCTCCACAAAAGGGAGTTTCAACGCCAGTTCAGGGATCGTTGGTCCCAGACCAACCATCACTGGGACTCTCTCGTGCCACTCCGGCCTTGGCTGAAAGAGTCCACCACACAGTGGTCGGACAACGAGTGGTTGCTTCAGGGGGTCCCCATCAACCTTCCTCCTCCGACATCAGAGCTCTTCACGGATGCCTCCCACTTCGGGTGGGGGGCACACATGGATCATCTGACGGCTGCAG GCATGTGCCCGGCAAGTGCAACATTGTTGCCGATCAGCTTAGCCGTCCACACCAGATCCTTCACATGGAATGGACCCTGA